A DNA window from Theobroma cacao cultivar B97-61/B2 chromosome 5, Criollo_cocoa_genome_V2, whole genome shotgun sequence contains the following coding sequences:
- the LOC18598023 gene encoding zinc finger protein 593 encodes MGGKCPNRKVKKRRYSHKTARRDKFLVKGDDAVYEELQKGDSEKKPLPRDEDLPGMGQYYCLHCDRYFANVTVRDEHYKTKRHKKRLKQMSGPAPHTQLDAELAAGMGIPDNGPTLMSM; translated from the exons ATGGGAGGAAAATGTCCAAACAGGAAAGTAAAGAAGCGAAGATATTCTCACAAAACAGCTCGCCGCGACAAATTCCTCGTCAAAg GTGACGACGCCGTTTATGAGGAGTTGCAAAAGGGTGATTCGGAAAAGAAGCCTTTGCCTCGCGATGAGGACTTGCCTGGAATGGGCCAATATTACTGCTTACATTGCGA CCGATATTTTGCGAATGTGACTGTGAGAGACGAACATTACAAGACGAAACGTCACAAGAAACG TTTGAAGCAAATGTCGGGGCCTGCACCACATACACAACTTGATGCCGAGTTAGCTGCTGGGATGGGTATACCGGATAATGGACCAACATTAATGTCAATGTGA
- the LOC18598022 gene encoding transcription factor-like protein DPB: protein MVTGSNHIQNHNHQEDGEKNPTKGGASRSWGTTVSGQSVSTSGSVGSPSSRSEQAMATPASENTFLRLNHLDIHGDDAGSQGAVGSKKKKRGQRAVGGDKSGRGLRQFSMKVCEKVESKGRTTYNEVADELVAEFADPSSSVASPDQQQYDEKNIRRRVYDALNVLMAMDIISKDKKEIQWKGLPRTSLNDIEELKTERLGRRNRIEKKAAYLQELEEQFVGLQNLIQRNEQLYSSGNAPSGGVALPFILVQTRPHATVEVEISEDMQLVHFDFNSTPFELHDDNYVLKAMKFCDRPQSDEMAHNFSADGEGSSMSAMYQQQIPPPPRTNTPGRPPTSPPLPGILKARVKHEH, encoded by the exons atGGTAACTGGGAGTAACCATATTCAAAACCATAACCACCAAGAAGATGGGGAGAAAAACCCAACTAAGGGAGGAGCTTCTAGGTCGTGGGGCACGACCGTTTCAGGTCAATCCGTTTCGACTAGTGGTAGTGTTGGCTCTCCCTCGAGCCGGAGTGAGCAAGCAATGGCTACACCAGCTAGTGAGAACACTTTTTTAAGATTGAACCATCTCGATATTCACGGAGATGATGCTGGATCTCAAGGTGCAGTTGG tagtaaaaagaagaagagaggtCAACGTGCGGTTGGAGGTGATAAGAGTGGCAGAGGACTTCGCCAATTTAGCATGAAAG TTTGTGAAAAAGTAGAAAGCAAGGGAAGAACTACATACAATGAG GTAGCAGATGAACTTGTAGCTGAATTTGCTGATCCTAGCAGTAGTGTAGCATCACCAGATCAG CAACAATATGACGAGAAAAACATCCGGCGAAGGGTTTATGATGCCCTGAATGTACTCATGGCAATGGATATTATATCTAaggataaaaaagaaatacagTGGAAGGGACTTCCTCGTACTAGCCTGAATGATATTGAAGAATTAAAG ACAGAACGGCTTGGGCGGAGAAATAGGATTGAAAAAAAAGCTGCCTATCTGCAAGAATTGGAGGAACAG TTTGTAGGTCTTCAAAATTTGATACAACGAAATGAGCAATTATACAGCTCAGGAAATGCTCCCAGTGGGGGTGTGGCTTTACCTTTTATTCTGGTGCAG ACACGTCCTCATGCAACTGTTGAGGTAGAAATATCAGAAGATATGCAGCTTGtgcattttgattttaatag CACTCCATTTGAGCTCCATGATGACAATTATGTTTTGAAGGCGATGAAATTCTGTGATAGACCGCAGAGTGATGAAATGGCACACAATTTTTCTGCAGATGGTGAAGGTTCTAGCATGTCTGCAATGTACCAACAACAGATCCCACCTCCCCCAAGGACAAACACGCCGGGTAGGCCTCCAACGTCGCCGCCTCTTCCGGGAATATTGAAAGCACGTGTCAAGCATGAACATTGA